The following proteins are co-located in the Pyrobaculum calidifontis JCM 11548 genome:
- a CDS encoding radical SAM protein, with amino-acid sequence MWRLYRPDAVLVWEEPVVRERLRWYYAVMRNIAPAKYHIAARVEAPRDFAAMGDGELWKLHEELGRVFDEAWAEQRARPDFSLASRGLPEASFLDVKIELAERQLRRCMLCERRCGVDRTRGRGACLLDARARVASFFHHLGEEAPLVPSGTIFFAGCNFRCVYCQNWDISQDPEAGVEVTAEALAAMQIRLREEGARNINWVGGEPTPNIPWILKSLKILARRGVNVPQLWNSNMYLTPEGLSLILHVIDIWLPDFKYGNNACALRYSVAPRYWEVVTRNFSVICRRGEDIIVRHLVLPGHVECCTKPVLKWLAENCRHALVNIMDQYRPEYLVPKLDKYKEIRRRVSEEEMEEAYKYADALGLAWREVTR; translated from the coding sequence GTGTGGCGTCTTTATCGTCCTGACGCAGTTTTGGTGTGGGAGGAGCCTGTGGTGAGGGAGAGGCTTAGGTGGTACTACGCCGTTATGCGGAACATTGCGCCAGCCAAATACCACATTGCGGCTAGGGTTGAGGCCCCCCGTGACTTTGCGGCAATGGGCGACGGGGAGCTGTGGAAGTTGCACGAGGAGCTGGGCCGCGTCTTTGACGAGGCGTGGGCTGAGCAGAGGGCGAGGCCGGACTTCTCCCTTGCCTCTAGGGGGCTCCCAGAGGCCTCGTTTTTGGATGTGAAGATTGAGCTTGCTGAGAGGCAGTTGAGGAGGTGTATGTTGTGCGAACGAAGGTGCGGCGTCGATAGAACTAGGGGGAGGGGGGCGTGTCTCTTGGACGCCAGGGCCAGAGTTGCGTCGTTTTTCCACCACTTGGGCGAAGAGGCACCGCTGGTGCCCTCTGGCACGATCTTCTTCGCCGGGTGCAATTTCAGATGCGTTTACTGCCAGAACTGGGACATATCGCAGGACCCCGAGGCAGGCGTCGAGGTTACGGCTGAGGCCCTCGCGGCGATGCAGATCCGCCTCAGGGAGGAGGGGGCGAGGAACATCAACTGGGTCGGCGGCGAGCCCACTCCTAATATACCCTGGATATTGAAGTCGCTCAAGATTTTGGCCCGCCGCGGCGTCAATGTGCCACAGCTCTGGAACTCAAACATGTACCTAACCCCCGAGGGGCTCTCCCTCATCCTCCACGTAATTGATATCTGGCTTCCCGACTTCAAGTATGGGAACAACGCCTGCGCTTTGCGGTACTCAGTGGCGCCTAGGTATTGGGAGGTCGTCACGCGCAACTTCTCAGTTATATGCAGGAGGGGGGAGGACATAATTGTACGCCACTTGGTCCTCCCTGGCCACGTGGAGTGTTGTACAAAGCCTGTCCTCAAGTGGCTTGCCGAGAACTGCCGCCACGCCCTTGTCAACATAATGGACCAGTACAGGCCTGAGTACCTTGTGCCAAAGTTGGACAAGTACAAGGAGATTAGGAGGCGCGTCTCCGAGGAGGAGATGGAGGAAGCCTACAAGTACGCAGACGCCCTCGGCTTGGCGTGGAGAGAGGTAACCCGCTAG
- a CDS encoding metal-binding protein, with product MRCIFYRHTADGPRCVLMPPEEWKTRRGQLEKFCTNGGNGCPVLARVLSLKRR from the coding sequence ATGCGTTGCATCTTCTACCGCCACACAGCCGACGGCCCTCGCTGCGTATTGATGCCCCCAGAGGAGTGGAAGACGAGGAGGGGGCAGTTGGAGAAGTTCTGCACAAACGGGGGGAACGGCTGCCCCGTTCTTGCGAGAGTGCTTTCCCTCAAAAGACGCTAG